The Labeo rohita strain BAU-BD-2019 chromosome 19, IGBB_LRoh.1.0, whole genome shotgun sequence genome window below encodes:
- the rab25a gene encoding ras-related protein Rab-25a produces MGTDLAYNFVFKVVLIGESGVGKSNLLSRFTKNEFNHDSRTTIGVEFSTRSIQVDSITIKAQIWDTAGLERYRAITSAYYRGAVGALLVYDITKHLTYENVERWLKELYDHADPHIVVMLVGNKSDLGSQRTVPTEEAKDFAEAKGLLFMETSALESTNVESAFLEVLTEIHKKVASKEVTRGSISAVTLGQTLGPSGEFNEERRSCCKSS; encoded by the exons ATGGGGACAGATTTAGCCTACAACTTTGTCTTCAAAG TGGTTTTAATTGGGGAATCAGGAGTTGGAAAGAGCAACCTACTGTCAAGATTTACTAAAAACGAATTCAATCATGACAGCCGTACCACCATTGGAGTGGAATTCAGCACTCGCTCCATTCAAGTGGATAGTATTACCATCAAGGCCCAGATCTGGGACACTGCAGGTTTAGAGCGCTACAGGGCGATTACCTCAGC GTATTACAGGGGAGCCGTGGGTGCGCTGCTGGTTTATGACATCACCAAACACCTGACGTATGAAAACGTCGAGCGATGGCTGAAGGAACTGTACGACCATGCTGATCCTCATATAGTAGTCATGCTTGTGGGAAATAAAAGTGACCTGGGAAGTCAACGCACTGTGCCAACCGAGGAGGCGAAGGACTTTGCAG AGGCCAAAGgcttactttttatggaaacaTCTGCATTAGAGTCAACGAATGTTGAATCTGCTTTCCTTGAAGTTCTAACAG AAATACACAAGAAAGTTGCTAGTAAAGAGGTCACCAGAGGCTCTATCAGCGCTGTGACTCTGGGTCAGACTCTGGGCCCCTCCGGTGAGTTTAATGAGGAGAGACGGTCCTGCTGTAAAAGCTCCTGA
- the naxe gene encoding NAD(P)H-hydrate epimerase, whose product MLGVRALFGIGLLVTSRGGSVLTHTGACARVASNIYNKDLAHRQACTMANTIKYLGQEEAQHIDEELFNEYSFSVDQLMELAGLSCATAVSKGYPLQSLLKSPPRVLVICGPGNNGGDGLVCARHLKLFGYEPSVLYPKRPNKQLFQNLTTQCEKMDISFLTEMPEADVVDEVYNLVVDAIFGFSFKGAVREPFGDILSQLKKTTVPIASVDIPSGWDVEKGCPDGIQPDMLISLTAPKKAANHFKGRYHFLGGRFVPPALEKKYQLNLPQYPGTDCVYQLN is encoded by the exons ATGTTGGGAGTTCGAGCCCTGTTTGGAATCGGTCTTCTTGTGACATCACGAGGAGGCTCTGTCCTGACCCATACAGGAGCATGTGCACGTGTTGCCAGTAACATCTACAATAAAGATCTCGCTCACAGACAGGCTTGCACTATGGCCAATACAATTAAGTACTTGGG ACAAGAGGAGGCTCAGCACATCGATGAGGAGCTGTTCAATGAGTACAGCTTCAGTGTGGATCAGTTAATGGAGCTGGCTGGACTGAGCTGTGCCACCGCTGTGTCAAAG GGTTATCCTCTACAATCACTGCTCAAGAGTCCACCTAGAGTACTGGTGATCTGTGGGCCAGGAAATAATGGAGGAGATGGGTTGGTTTGTGCTAGACATCTTAAACTGTTT GGATATGAACCTTCTGTGTTGTACCCAAAGCGCCCCAACAAACAGCTGTTCCAGAATCTTACCACCCAGTGTGAGAAGATGGATATATCCTTCCTGACAGAGATGCCTGAG GCTGACGTGGTTGATGAAGTGTATAATTTGGTGGTGGACGCCATCTTTGGATTCAGTTTTAAGGGTGCGGTGCGAGAGCCGTTTGGTGACATCCTCTCCCAGCTAAAGAAAACCACTGTGCCAATCGCTAGTGTTGACATACCTTCAG GCTGGGATGTGGAAAAAGGCTGTCCTGATGGGATTCAGCCTGACATGCTTATCTCCCTCACAGCCCCTAAGAAAGCAGCCAATCACTTTAAAGGACGCTACCACTTCCTGGGAGGACGATTCGTTCCTCCTGCGCTTGAGAAGAAGTACCAGCTGAATCTGCCTCAATACCCAGGAACTGACTGTGTTTATCAGCTGAACTGA